From Bacillus pumilus, one genomic window encodes:
- the mnmA gene encoding tRNA 2-thiouridine(34) synthase MnmA — translation MTKRPEDTRVVVGMSGGVDSSVAALMLKEQGYDVIGIFMKNWDDTDENGVCTATEDYEDVIRVCNQIGIPYYAVNFEKQYWDKVFQYFLDEYKAGRTPNPDVMCNKEIKFKAFLEHALSLGADYLATGHYARVDRTGDEVKMLRGLDANKDQTYFLNQLTQEQLDKVMFPIGDLEKKKVRELAKEAELATATKKDSTGICFIGERNFKTFLSQYLPAQPGVMQTMDGEVKGEHDGLMYYTIGQRQGLGIGGSGDPWFVVGKDLKQNILFVEQGFHNPLLYSESISAVNISWTRPHIVGENGELTCTAKFRYRQEDHHVKVKMTGEQEAMVIFDEPVRAVTPGQAVVFYDGDECLGGGTIDDVFKDGQKLSYV, via the coding sequence ATGACAAAAAGACCAGAAGACACAAGAGTTGTGGTCGGTATGTCCGGAGGAGTCGATTCATCAGTTGCGGCTCTTATGCTAAAGGAGCAAGGCTATGATGTAATCGGCATATTTATGAAAAACTGGGATGACACAGATGAAAATGGTGTATGTACAGCAACGGAGGACTATGAGGATGTCATCCGCGTGTGTAACCAAATTGGAATCCCTTATTATGCGGTGAATTTCGAGAAGCAATATTGGGACAAAGTGTTTCAATATTTCCTTGATGAATATAAAGCGGGCAGAACGCCAAATCCAGATGTCATGTGTAACAAAGAAATTAAGTTCAAAGCGTTCCTCGAGCATGCATTGTCACTCGGTGCGGATTATTTAGCAACAGGCCACTATGCGCGCGTCGACAGAACTGGCGATGAAGTCAAAATGCTAAGAGGTCTTGATGCCAACAAAGACCAAACGTATTTCTTAAATCAGCTGACTCAGGAACAGCTTGATAAAGTCATGTTCCCAATCGGTGATCTAGAGAAGAAAAAGGTTCGTGAATTGGCAAAAGAAGCAGAGCTCGCAACAGCAACGAAAAAAGATTCAACCGGTATTTGCTTTATTGGGGAAAGAAACTTTAAAACGTTCCTCAGTCAATATTTGCCTGCGCAGCCTGGCGTGATGCAGACAATGGACGGAGAAGTCAAAGGTGAACATGATGGACTGATGTATTACACGATCGGTCAACGCCAAGGTCTTGGCATTGGCGGCAGCGGTGATCCTTGGTTTGTCGTTGGAAAAGACTTGAAACAAAATATCTTGTTTGTTGAACAAGGTTTCCACAATCCACTTTTATATTCTGAAAGCATTTCAGCCGTCAATATCAGCTGGACTCGTCCTCATATTGTCGGCGAAAATGGTGAATTAACATGCACAGCCAAATTCAGATACCGTCAAGAAGATCACCATGTGAAGGTCAAAATGACAGGTGAGCAAGAAGCGATGGTCATCTTTGATGAACCCGTTCGTGCTGTCACACCAGGACAAGCGGTTGTCTTTTATGATGGCGACGAATGTCTTGGCGGCGGAACAATTGACGATGTCTTTAAGGACGGCCAAAAGCTGTCGTATGTGTAA
- a CDS encoding cysteine desulfurase family protein produces MERIYLDHAATTPMDQRIVDKMMPYFTEIFGNPSSIHSYGREARKWLDEAREVIAGELHCKPQEIILTSGGTEADNLAITGVAMARQHKGKHIITAKTEHHAVLHTCERLEKLGFDVTYLDVDETGLIHLEQLKQALRDDTILVTIMYGNNETGVIQPIKDIGELLHNHTAHFHTDAVQAFGTMPIDVADLHIDLLSASGHKLNGPMGTGFLYVNEGVKLSPQIFGGEQERKRRAGTENVAGIVGLAEAVQLTKQNRREKAMHYGKLKEIMLQVFEEESLNFSVNGHPKETLPHILNVHFPGVSIESLLVNLDMEGIAVSSGSACTAGSVLPSHVLSAMYGEEADKLTSSVRISFGLGNEEDHVKQAARKIAAVVKRLAK; encoded by the coding sequence ATGGAACGAATCTATTTAGATCATGCGGCCACAACGCCAATGGATCAGCGTATTGTGGACAAGATGATGCCTTACTTTACAGAGATATTTGGCAATCCCTCTAGTATTCATTCATATGGGCGCGAGGCAAGAAAGTGGCTCGATGAAGCAAGAGAAGTGATTGCAGGAGAATTACACTGTAAACCACAGGAGATCATCCTCACAAGCGGAGGAACAGAGGCGGACAACCTGGCGATTACAGGTGTGGCCATGGCAAGACAGCATAAAGGAAAACATATCATCACAGCAAAAACAGAGCATCATGCGGTGCTGCACACATGTGAACGCCTAGAGAAGCTAGGATTTGACGTGACATATTTAGATGTGGATGAAACTGGATTGATTCATCTTGAACAACTAAAACAAGCACTGAGAGATGATACGATTCTTGTGACCATCATGTACGGCAATAATGAAACAGGTGTGATTCAGCCAATCAAAGACATTGGCGAGCTTTTACACAATCACACTGCTCATTTTCATACAGACGCCGTGCAGGCGTTTGGAACAATGCCTATTGATGTAGCAGACCTTCATATTGATCTCTTATCTGCTTCTGGCCATAAGCTAAATGGTCCAATGGGAACAGGCTTTTTATATGTAAACGAAGGCGTGAAACTTTCTCCGCAAATATTCGGAGGAGAACAAGAAAGAAAACGCCGTGCTGGCACTGAAAATGTGGCAGGGATCGTTGGACTTGCAGAAGCAGTTCAATTAACGAAGCAAAATAGAAGAGAAAAAGCCATGCATTATGGTAAGCTCAAAGAAATCATGCTGCAAGTATTCGAAGAGGAATCACTCAATTTCTCTGTCAATGGGCACCCGAAAGAGACATTGCCTCACATTTTAAATGTTCATTTCCCGGGCGTTTCCATCGAATCGTTACTTGTGAATTTAGATATGGAAGGAATTGCTGTTTCAAGTGGATCTGCATGTACGGCTGGATCCGTCCTTCCTTCGCACGTGTTAAGCGCCATGTATGGCGAAGAAGCAGACAAGCTGACGTCCTCAGTCAGAATAAGCTTCGGTCTTGGGAATGAAGAGGATCATGTGAAGCAGGCGGCGCGCAAGATAGCAGCTGTTGTCAAACGCTTAGCCAAATAA
- the cymR gene encoding cysteine metabolism transcriptional regulator CymR gives MKISTKGRYGLTIMIELAKKHGEGPTSLKSIAQNNNLSEHYLEQLVSPLRNARLVKSIRGAYGGYVLAHEPNEITAGDIIRVLEGPISPVEVIENEEPAKRELWIRIRDAVKDVLDNTTLEDLASYTDDGNQDAYMFYI, from the coding sequence TTGAAAATTTCAACTAAAGGCAGATATGGTCTGACGATCATGATCGAATTAGCCAAAAAACATGGCGAAGGCCCCACATCATTAAAATCAATCGCTCAAAACAATAATTTGTCTGAGCATTATTTAGAGCAGCTTGTCTCACCACTTCGGAATGCCCGTCTTGTGAAAAGTATTCGCGGTGCATATGGCGGCTATGTTCTTGCACATGAACCAAACGAGATCACAGCCGGTGATATTATTCGTGTTTTAGAAGGACCGATTAGTCCTGTCGAAGTCATCGAAAACGAAGAACCAGCAAAGCGTGAACTTTGGATTCGGATTCGTGATGCAGTAAAAGACGTACTAGACAATACAACTCTTGAAGACTTGGCAAGCTACACAGATGACGGAAATCAAGACGCGTATATGTTCTATATTTAG
- a CDS encoding replication-associated recombination protein A, with translation MKPLAYRMRPSHIEDIIGQEHLVGEGQIIRRMVEAKHLSSMILYGPPGIGKTSIATAIAGSTSIAFRTLNAVIHNKKDMEAVAAEAKMSGQVILILDEVHRLDKGKQDFLLPYLENGMIILIGATTANPYHAINPAIRSRTQIFELKPLETEQIKAALTRALQDEHRGLGGYEVTVNDEAMNHFANGCGGDVRSALNALELAVLSTKADEAGHIMITLAAAEECLQKKSFSHDKNGDAHYDVLSAFQKSIRGSDADAALHYLARLIEAGDLESISRRLLVMAYEDIGLASPQAGPRVLSAVQTAERVGFPEARIPLANAVIELCLSPKSNSAYKAVDAALGDIRSGKIGEIPVHLKDAHYKGATALGRGVDYLYPHDYENGWVKQQYLPDPLKNKQYYEPKQTGKFEGALKQVYENLKRQK, from the coding sequence ATGAAACCTTTAGCGTACCGGATGCGCCCAAGTCATATTGAAGACATCATTGGGCAGGAGCATCTCGTTGGAGAAGGTCAAATTATTAGACGAATGGTCGAGGCAAAACATTTATCCTCGATGATTTTATACGGACCGCCGGGCATCGGCAAAACATCGATTGCGACCGCGATCGCTGGCAGTACAAGCATTGCGTTTCGGACGTTGAATGCAGTCATTCATAACAAAAAGGATATGGAAGCTGTCGCCGCTGAAGCGAAAATGAGCGGCCAGGTCATCCTTATTTTAGACGAGGTTCACAGGCTTGATAAAGGAAAGCAGGATTTCCTTCTTCCTTATTTAGAAAATGGCATGATCATTTTAATTGGCGCAACGACCGCTAACCCCTATCATGCGATCAACCCTGCCATCCGAAGCCGGACACAAATATTTGAGCTAAAACCGCTTGAAACAGAGCAAATCAAAGCTGCGTTAACAAGAGCGTTACAGGATGAACATCGCGGGCTTGGCGGTTATGAGGTGACAGTGAACGATGAAGCGATGAATCATTTTGCCAATGGATGCGGTGGAGACGTACGCTCTGCTTTAAATGCGTTAGAATTAGCTGTCTTATCGACAAAAGCAGATGAGGCTGGGCATATTATGATCACTCTTGCCGCAGCAGAAGAATGTTTACAAAAAAAGAGCTTCTCACATGATAAGAATGGTGATGCTCATTATGATGTCCTCTCGGCTTTTCAAAAATCCATTAGAGGATCTGACGCAGATGCGGCGCTGCATTACCTTGCCAGACTGATTGAAGCAGGAGACCTTGAAAGCATTTCAAGGAGATTACTCGTGATGGCTTACGAAGATATTGGTTTAGCTAGTCCGCAGGCAGGTCCTCGTGTGTTAAGCGCTGTTCAAACAGCAGAAAGAGTCGGCTTCCCGGAAGCACGAATTCCGCTGGCTAACGCAGTCATTGAACTGTGTCTTTCTCCTAAATCCAACTCGGCATATAAGGCGGTTGATGCGGCGCTGGGTGACATTCGCTCAGGGAAAATTGGTGAAATCCCTGTTCATTTAAAGGATGCTCACTACAAAGGAGCTACAGCACTCGGCAGAGGTGTCGATTACTTATACCCACACGATTATGAAAACGGCTGGGTGAAGCAGCAATACTTACCTGATCCGCTGAAAAACAAGCAATACTATGAACCGAAGCAAACAGGCAAATTTGAAGGCGCACTGAAACAGGTATATGAGAATTTAAAACGCCAAAAATAA
- a CDS encoding tRNA threonylcarbamoyladenosine dehydratase produces MLHQFSRNELAIGKEGLDILKNSTVAVLGVGGVGSFAVEALARSGVGRIVLVDKDDIDITNVNRQLPALLSTVGQPKVDLMQARIADINPECEVVALKMFYTEETYEQFFEYPLDYVIDASDTIHYKIHLMKECLKRNVNIISSMGAANKTDPTRFKIDDISKTHTDPIAKVVRTRLRKEGIRKGIEVIFSDESPIVIREDVRKEVGNDEAKIRKAQMPPSSNAFVPSVAGLIMGGHVIMKLLKDIPITRVKDK; encoded by the coding sequence TTGTTACATCAGTTTTCAAGAAACGAGCTTGCTATAGGCAAGGAAGGCTTAGATATATTAAAAAACAGTACAGTTGCAGTGCTTGGTGTGGGCGGCGTTGGCTCATTTGCAGTTGAGGCACTCGCTCGTTCAGGCGTTGGCCGTATTGTTCTTGTTGATAAAGATGATATTGATATTACAAATGTGAACCGTCAGCTGCCAGCATTGCTTTCAACAGTTGGTCAGCCAAAGGTTGACTTAATGCAGGCGAGAATCGCTGATATTAATCCAGAATGTGAAGTTGTTGCGCTTAAGATGTTTTATACAGAGGAAACATATGAGCAATTTTTTGAGTATCCGCTTGATTATGTCATCGATGCGTCAGATACGATTCACTATAAAATTCATTTAATGAAAGAGTGCCTGAAACGCAATGTGAACATTATTTCGAGTATGGGTGCTGCAAACAAAACAGATCCGACCCGCTTCAAAATTGATGACATTTCAAAAACACATACCGATCCAATTGCAAAAGTCGTGAGAACGCGTCTGCGCAAAGAAGGGATTCGTAAAGGAATTGAAGTCATTTTCTCTGATGAAAGTCCGATTGTGATTCGCGAAGATGTCAGAAAAGAAGTTGGAAATGATGAAGCGAAGATTCGCAAGGCACAAATGCCGCCATCATCCAATGCGTTCGTCCCGTCTGTTGCAGGGCTGATCATGGGTGGTCATGTCATTATGAAGCTTTTAAAAGATATTCCAATTACACGTGTGAAGGATAAATAA
- the aspS gene encoding aspartate--tRNA ligase, translating into MFGRTFYCGEVTEDQIGQTVVLKGWVQKRRDLGGLIFIDLRDRTGIVQAVFNPDLSKEALETAESIRNEYVLDIKGTVVAREDATINPNLKTGKIEIQVETVSVLNEAKTPPFVISDQADEVSEDVRLKYRYLDLRRPAMFETMKMRHEVTKAFRHFLDDNGFLDIETPILTKSTPEGARDYLVPSRVHEGEFYALPQSPQLFKQLLMVSGMDRYYQIARCFRDEDLRADRQPEFTQVDIEMSFMSQEDIMTLAEEMMAKVMKDVKGVDLTLPLPRMTYDEAMNSYGSDKPDTRFEMKLVNISDTVKDSDFKVFSGAVKNGGAVKAINVKGAAANYSRKDIDALGAFAANYGAKGLAWLKAEGAELKGPIAKFFDEAKQAELKEQLQVEEGDLLLFVADKTSVVHDALGALRLKLGKELELIDESLFNFLWVVDWPLLEKDEEEGRFYAAHHPFTMPVRDDLELIETIPEDMKAQAYDLVLNGYELGGGSIRIFEKDIQEKMFSLLGFSKEEAYEQFGFLLDAFEHGVPPHGGIALGLDRLVMLLAGRSNLRDTIAFPKTASASCVLTDAPGTVSEAQLDELSLAIKTKVKQ; encoded by the coding sequence GTGTTTGGTAGAACTTTTTATTGTGGAGAAGTAACAGAAGACCAAATCGGTCAAACCGTTGTATTAAAAGGATGGGTTCAAAAAAGACGTGACCTTGGCGGATTAATCTTTATTGATCTGCGCGACCGTACAGGGATTGTACAAGCTGTCTTCAATCCAGACCTATCAAAAGAGGCACTTGAGACAGCAGAATCGATTCGTAATGAATATGTCCTTGATATTAAAGGAACGGTTGTCGCAAGAGAAGACGCAACGATCAACCCAAATTTAAAAACAGGGAAAATTGAAATTCAAGTCGAAACGGTCAGCGTGTTAAATGAAGCGAAGACCCCTCCTTTTGTGATTTCAGATCAAGCAGACGAGGTATCAGAAGATGTGCGCTTAAAATACCGTTACTTAGACCTTCGCCGTCCTGCTATGTTTGAAACGATGAAAATGCGACATGAAGTCACAAAAGCATTCCGCCATTTCTTAGATGACAACGGCTTTCTAGATATTGAAACACCGATTTTAACAAAAAGTACGCCAGAGGGAGCACGTGACTATCTTGTTCCAAGCCGTGTACATGAGGGAGAATTCTATGCCTTGCCTCAGTCTCCGCAATTATTTAAACAATTGCTGATGGTCTCAGGGATGGATCGTTACTATCAAATTGCCCGCTGCTTTAGAGATGAAGACTTGCGTGCTGACCGTCAGCCGGAATTCACACAAGTCGATATTGAAATGTCCTTTATGAGTCAAGAGGACATTATGACGCTTGCCGAAGAGATGATGGCAAAGGTGATGAAAGATGTCAAAGGCGTAGACCTGACATTGCCATTACCCCGTATGACATATGATGAAGCGATGAATTCTTATGGATCTGATAAGCCAGATACACGTTTTGAGATGAAGCTTGTCAACATTTCAGATACGGTAAAAGATTCCGATTTCAAAGTCTTTAGCGGAGCTGTGAAAAATGGTGGAGCTGTGAAAGCCATCAATGTCAAAGGTGCTGCAGCCAACTACTCAAGAAAAGACATTGATGCCCTTGGTGCATTTGCAGCGAACTACGGTGCAAAAGGTCTAGCTTGGCTAAAAGCAGAAGGGGCAGAATTAAAAGGACCGATTGCTAAATTCTTTGATGAAGCAAAGCAGGCAGAATTAAAGGAGCAGCTGCAAGTCGAAGAAGGTGACCTGTTACTTTTTGTTGCAGATAAGACGTCTGTTGTCCATGATGCACTTGGTGCCCTTCGCCTAAAACTCGGCAAAGAGCTTGAACTCATTGATGAGTCTCTATTCAACTTCTTATGGGTTGTTGATTGGCCGCTGCTTGAAAAAGATGAAGAAGAAGGCCGCTTCTATGCTGCCCATCATCCTTTCACAATGCCAGTACGCGACGATCTTGAATTAATTGAGACAATCCCAGAAGACATGAAGGCACAGGCTTACGATCTTGTACTGAATGGCTATGAGCTTGGCGGAGGTTCGATTCGTATTTTCGAAAAGGATATTCAAGAAAAAATGTTTAGCTTACTTGGGTTTTCAAAAGAAGAGGCATATGAACAATTCGGCTTCCTTCTAGATGCTTTTGAGCATGGAGTTCCTCCGCATGGCGGAATCGCGCTTGGTCTTGACCGCTTAGTGATGCTGCTTGCCGGCCGCTCTAACTTAAGAGATACCATTGCGTTCCCGAAAACGGCAAGTGCGAGCTGTGTGCTTACAGATGCTCCTGGCACTGTAAGCGAAGCGCAGCTTGATGAGCTAAGTTTAGCCATTAAAACAAAAGTAAAACAGTAA
- the hisS gene encoding histidine--tRNA ligase, producing MSFNIPRGTQDILPGESERWQYVEQIARDTCAAFQYKEIRTPIFEHTELFARGVGESTDIVQKEMYTFEDKKGRSITLRPEGTASTVRSYVENKLFAQPAQPTKLYYIGPMFRYERPQTGRYRQFYQFGIEAIGSKDPAIDAEVISLAMSVYEKAGLSNLKLVINSLGDKESRADYRKALVEHFEPRIDEFCHDCQTRLHQNPLRILDCKKDRDHELMATAPSIQDYLNEESRTYFEKVKQYLTDIGIEYVVDPNLVRGLDYYNHTAFEIMSNAEGFGAITTLAGGGRYDGLVEGIGGPESPGIGFAMSIERFLAAIDAEGIDLPLQDGIDLYIAALGDEAKDYSVSLLNRLRKEGISSEMDYTGKKLKGQFKAADRLKAKFIAVLGEDELAQRIVNVKDTTTGEQIEVKLDELIQMMKAHKKA from the coding sequence ATGAGTTTTAATATTCCAAGAGGTACACAGGATATTTTACCTGGAGAGTCAGAACGCTGGCAGTATGTTGAACAAATTGCAAGAGATACATGTGCAGCCTTTCAATACAAAGAAATCCGTACACCGATTTTTGAGCATACAGAGCTGTTTGCACGGGGAGTAGGCGAATCAACCGATATCGTTCAAAAAGAGATGTATACATTTGAAGATAAAAAGGGACGCAGCATCACCCTTCGTCCAGAGGGAACGGCTTCAACTGTACGTTCTTATGTTGAAAATAAATTATTTGCACAGCCCGCGCAGCCAACAAAGCTGTATTACATTGGACCGATGTTCCGTTATGAACGTCCGCAAACAGGGAGATATCGTCAATTTTATCAATTTGGGATTGAAGCGATCGGTTCAAAGGATCCTGCCATTGATGCAGAAGTCATTTCACTTGCGATGAGTGTTTATGAGAAAGCAGGCCTTTCTAACTTAAAGCTCGTCATTAACAGCCTTGGTGACAAAGAGAGCCGTGCAGACTACCGCAAAGCACTTGTCGAGCACTTTGAACCAAGAATTGATGAATTCTGTCATGACTGTCAAACCCGTTTACATCAAAATCCGCTGCGAATTCTTGATTGTAAAAAGGATCGTGACCACGAATTGATGGCAACGGCTCCATCCATTCAAGATTACTTAAATGAAGAATCACGGACTTATTTTGAAAAGGTCAAACAATACTTAACAGATATAGGCATTGAATATGTCGTCGATCCGAACTTAGTGCGCGGTCTTGATTACTACAATCACACGGCATTTGAGATCATGAGTAATGCTGAAGGCTTTGGCGCGATTACCACATTAGCCGGCGGAGGCCGTTATGATGGACTTGTTGAAGGAATTGGCGGTCCTGAATCACCAGGAATCGGTTTTGCTATGAGTATTGAGCGTTTCCTAGCAGCAATCGATGCTGAAGGGATTGATCTTCCACTGCAAGATGGCATTGATCTATACATTGCTGCACTCGGTGATGAAGCGAAGGATTACTCTGTTTCATTATTAAACCGTCTGAGAAAAGAAGGCATTTCAAGTGAAATGGACTATACAGGGAAGAAATTAAAAGGGCAATTTAAAGCGGCTGATCGATTAAAAGCCAAGTTTATTGCAGTCCTTGGTGAAGATGAGCTGGCGCAGCGCATTGTGAATGTAAAAGATACGACAACGGGTGAACAAATTGAAGTGAAGCTTGATGAGCTGATTCAAATGATGAAGGCCCACAAGAAGGCGTAA
- a CDS encoding YrzK family protein has product MRLSRKLGRVQYNGHRDIDRWQHDEMDQPGFLEETASEYGCTSKEELEKKKRHGKG; this is encoded by the coding sequence ATGAGATTAAGCAGAAAATTAGGACGAGTGCAATATAATGGACACCGTGATATCGATCGCTGGCAGCACGACGAAATGGATCAACCAGGCTTCCTTGAAGAAACCGCATCTGAATACGGATGTACGTCAAAAGAAGAGCTGGAAAAGAAAAAGAGACACGGCAAGGGTTGA
- a CDS encoding SH3 domain-containing protein: MMMLLTCFVLIASTLPMTHATAQTDQAVVATDEINVRTGPGLSYGIAASVKRGESYPILTKQGEWVQIQLSNGQKGWVVSWLITTSSGSQKSAKPNAQNQSASGSSSITSTASDLRIRTGPGTSYQVIGTFPQGASAKKLKTSGEWTKISYKQAVGWVHSDYVSGGKKASQSSSGESSRSKQTGTVGVSSLNVRQSAAPNAQVVASLARNTQITILREQNGWYEIEAKGVKGWAASYYIVTSNGASSAGEQNSSSSSSQKKAYIVYDGTNIRKSASTSAGIAERATKGAAYQIVRTQGDWYEVTLSNGGTGYVASWVVQTNKNSSEAPRPQQDSSSGTGSLKGKTIVLDPGHGGKDSGTIGADGAFEKNITIKTANLLAGKLRASGASVYLTRSDDTFISLQSRVATSHYRNADAFISLHYDSFMDPSIRGSTAYYYQAAKDQQLATNVHTEVAKRSQIPDKGVKFGDYFVLRENKRPSLLYELGYLSNPQEEAIIYSASYQERVTEGMTEGLKQYFR, from the coding sequence ATGATGATGCTTCTTACCTGTTTTGTTCTCATCGCAAGTACTTTGCCTATGACACATGCTACAGCACAAACAGATCAAGCTGTGGTCGCAACAGATGAAATCAATGTGAGAACGGGCCCTGGTTTAAGCTATGGAATCGCAGCTAGTGTGAAGCGCGGAGAAAGCTATCCCATTCTCACTAAACAAGGAGAATGGGTGCAGATCCAATTGTCGAACGGTCAAAAAGGCTGGGTCGTCTCATGGCTGATTACCACATCATCTGGCAGCCAAAAGTCTGCTAAGCCAAACGCGCAAAATCAGAGCGCATCAGGCAGCAGTTCCATTACATCGACAGCCTCGGATCTTCGCATACGGACAGGCCCTGGAACTTCCTATCAAGTCATCGGAACTTTCCCGCAAGGCGCTTCCGCTAAAAAGCTGAAAACAAGCGGCGAATGGACAAAAATTTCGTATAAACAAGCAGTAGGCTGGGTTCACTCTGATTATGTTTCAGGCGGCAAAAAAGCTTCTCAATCAAGCTCTGGCGAGTCCTCTCGCTCTAAACAGACAGGCACAGTTGGCGTATCGAGCTTGAATGTAAGGCAATCGGCGGCACCGAATGCACAAGTCGTCGCTTCACTTGCCCGCAACACACAGATCACCATTTTGCGCGAGCAGAACGGCTGGTATGAAATTGAGGCAAAAGGCGTAAAAGGATGGGCTGCAAGCTATTACATCGTCACAAGCAATGGAGCGAGTTCGGCGGGTGAACAGAATTCATCTTCTTCGTCTTCCCAAAAGAAAGCGTACATTGTCTACGATGGCACCAACATCCGAAAAAGCGCTTCTACCTCTGCTGGGATTGCAGAAAGAGCCACAAAAGGCGCTGCCTATCAAATTGTTCGCACGCAAGGTGACTGGTACGAGGTGACACTATCAAACGGCGGAACTGGTTATGTGGCAAGCTGGGTCGTTCAAACGAATAAAAATAGCAGCGAAGCACCAAGACCACAGCAGGATTCATCGTCTGGAACTGGGTCTTTAAAAGGAAAAACGATTGTTCTTGATCCTGGTCATGGCGGAAAAGACAGCGGCACGATTGGCGCAGATGGTGCATTTGAAAAGAACATTACCATCAAAACCGCCAATTTACTTGCAGGCAAATTAAGGGCTTCTGGTGCAAGTGTCTATTTAACAAGAAGTGATGATACTTTTATCAGCCTTCAATCGAGGGTCGCGACATCTCATTACAGAAATGCAGATGCATTTATTAGTCTTCATTATGATAGTTTTATGGACCCAAGTATCAGAGGAAGTACAGCGTATTATTATCAAGCAGCAAAAGACCAGCAATTAGCGACAAACGTCCATACAGAAGTCGCTAAACGCTCTCAAATCCCTGATAAGGGTGTCAAATTCGGAGATTATTTTGTTTTAAGAGAGAACAAACGCCCTTCTCTTTTATATGAACTCGGCTATTTAAGCAATCCTCAGGAGGAAGCGATCATTTATAGCGCTTCTTACCAAGAACGAGTCACAGAAGGAATGACGGAAGGATTAAAACAATATTTCCGTTAA
- the dtd gene encoding D-aminoacyl-tRNA deacylase, translated as MRLVVQRVTSASVKVEEEITGAINEGYMVLVGVTHEDTEEDVLYLAEKLAHLRIFEDENGKMNHSLLDVKGSVLSVSQFTLYGDTRKGRRPNFMKAAKPDAANSLYECFNKALREKGIHVETGRFGAMMDVSLTNSGPVTIWMDSKE; from the coding sequence ATGAGGCTTGTAGTGCAGCGTGTGACAAGTGCATCTGTGAAGGTAGAAGAAGAGATCACAGGTGCCATCAATGAAGGGTATATGGTGCTCGTTGGTGTCACACATGAAGATACAGAAGAAGATGTGCTTTATTTAGCAGAAAAGCTTGCACATTTACGTATTTTTGAAGATGAAAACGGGAAAATGAATCATTCGTTATTGGATGTAAAAGGAAGCGTCCTGTCTGTGTCTCAATTTACCCTTTATGGTGATACGAGAAAGGGCAGACGACCGAATTTTATGAAAGCAGCCAAGCCAGATGCCGCGAACTCCCTTTACGAATGTTTCAATAAAGCTCTTAGAGAAAAAGGCATTCATGTAGAAACTGGCCGCTTTGGCGCGATGATGGATGTGTCATTGACCAATTCAGGGCCCGTCACCATCTGGATGGATAGCAAAGAATAG